In a genomic window of Desulfomonilia bacterium:
- a CDS encoding FliA/WhiG family RNA polymerase sigma factor: protein MMLDIAFPDLTDNERTDPKIRAKVINEFAPLIKYIASRIAMRLPPHIDIHDLINAGVIGLIDAMEKFDATKNIKFKTYAEFRIRGAMLDELRSMDWVPRSVRQKARKIEDAYSRLESSLGRPANDEEIATELEVDMESFYRLLSETASVSLLSLDDLGEDNQDSSKRNLLEFIMQDEKDWPTHKMGLNEARDMVARAIQSLPEKERMVISLYYYDELTMKEIGYVLKFTESRVSQIHTKSILRLRSKMQKILKEVRE, encoded by the coding sequence ATGATGCTGGATATTGCGTTTCCTGACTTGACAGACAATGAACGCACGGATCCGAAGATACGCGCGAAAGTAATTAATGAATTCGCACCACTTATCAAATATATTGCAAGCAGGATTGCGATGAGGCTTCCGCCTCATATCGATATTCACGACCTGATAAATGCAGGTGTCATCGGCCTTATAGACGCAATGGAAAAATTCGATGCGACAAAGAATATCAAATTCAAGACATACGCAGAATTCAGGATAAGAGGAGCAATGCTCGACGAATTGCGCTCCATGGACTGGGTCCCCCGTTCAGTGAGACAAAAGGCCAGGAAGATTGAGGATGCATATTCAAGGCTTGAGTCATCGCTAGGCAGGCCTGCGAATGACGAAGAAATAGCTACAGAGCTTGAAGTTGACATGGAAAGCTTTTACCGCCTTCTCTCCGAGACCGCTTCGGTATCTCTTTTAAGCCTTGATGACCTTGGAGAGGACAATCAGGACTCTTCCAAAAGAAATCTGCTCGAATTTATCATGCAGGACGAAAAGGACTGGCCCACTCACAAGATGGGGCTCAATGAGGCCAGAGATATGGTTGCACGCGCTATTCAGTCATTGCCTGAAAAAGAACGCATGGTCATCTCACTGTACTACTATGATGAACTCACAATGAAAGAGATCGGATACGTGCTCAAGTTTACCGAATCAAGGGTCTCTCAGATACATACAAAATCCATACTCAGACTTCGTTCCAAAATGCAGAAAATACTCAAAGAAGTGAGAGAATAG
- a CDS encoding MinD/ParA family protein: protein MIPRPETLMQKKKNNSPQVISITSGKGGVGKTSIVANMAILLSSMGRKVLVFDADLGLANIDVMLGLSSKYNINHLLHGDCDINDIMIEGPSGIRIIPASSGIQELSVLSYEQQLAIVNALDNFNDDFDYMLIDTGAGISGNVTYFNSAAQRIIVVVTPEPTSLTDAYALIKVMRTRYNIKRFEIIVNNVLSAYEGKEVIRKLIFACDKFFGDIALDMLGSIPHDSNIPESIREQRAFIEINPGSEASKRLGAIVKRIESINAPQESGTLQFFFKRHIESSEKG, encoded by the coding sequence ATGATACCCAGGCCTGAAACATTAATGCAGAAGAAAAAGAATAATTCCCCGCAGGTGATATCAATCACATCAGGCAAGGGTGGGGTCGGAAAGACAAGCATCGTGGCCAACATGGCGATACTTCTTTCATCCATGGGCAGAAAAGTGCTTGTGTTTGATGCGGATCTCGGATTGGCAAATATCGACGTTATGCTTGGATTATCTTCAAAATATAATATCAATCACCTGCTCCATGGTGATTGCGATATCAATGATATCATGATTGAAGGCCCGTCAGGGATCAGGATTATACCTGCCTCCTCCGGCATTCAGGAGCTTTCTGTACTGTCTTATGAGCAGCAGCTTGCAATAGTGAACGCCCTTGACAATTTCAATGACGATTTCGATTACATGCTCATTGATACAGGTGCCGGAATATCCGGAAATGTTACTTACTTCAATTCGGCGGCACAGAGAATCATCGTTGTCGTAACACCTGAACCGACATCCTTGACAGATGCATATGCCCTTATCAAGGTCATGAGAACCAGATACAATATTAAAAGATTCGAAATAATCGTTAACAACGTGCTCTCGGCATATGAGGGCAAGGAGGTAATAAGAAAATTAATTTTTGCATGTGATAAGTTTTTTGGGGATATTGCGCTTGACATGCTTGGGAGTATTCCGCATGATTCAAATATACCGGAAAGCATAAGAGAACAGAGGGCTTTTATTGAAATTAATCCGGGCAGTGAGGCTAGTAAAAGGTTGGGTGCAATTGTAAAAAGAATTGAGAGTATTAATGCACCACAAGAAAGCGGCACATTACAGTTTTTCTTCAAGAGACATATTGAAAGCAGTGAAAAAGGATGA
- a CDS encoding permease-like cell division protein FtsX, translated as MKQMLKLYGKYIISKPLGLILVLAVCSLATAQLVILSSVSDALASHNILPESVRTIMVFLKSGMSQQDIQRFNAGLNGIHGVDKTVYISRKDGLKKMKEWLGNDSDIVSGLDANALPEAFAVVLKDSYLPLIDNIAENIVKLPGIENTRYNIELAAKSAYFLKSFSELSKYIFGVYAICLGLLVFCSIKLRLAKKDLLLPYKQSRLTVNLAIILEGISYILISAAAGRYLADIAAGQAVILVPEIRYLVAVQNIREVLIGIGFSALFGMAGTVFSLKVRE; from the coding sequence ATGAAACAGATGCTGAAGCTTTATGGAAAATATATTATCAGCAAGCCTCTGGGACTTATTCTGGTTCTGGCGGTGTGTTCTTTGGCAACGGCTCAGCTTGTTATTCTATCGAGCGTATCGGATGCACTGGCAAGTCATAATATTCTGCCTGAATCGGTGAGAACAATAATGGTTTTTCTGAAAAGCGGTATGTCCCAGCAGGATATCCAGAGATTTAACGCCGGATTAAACGGGATCCATGGTGTTGATAAAACCGTGTATATTTCCAGAAAAGATGGGCTCAAAAAGATGAAAGAATGGCTGGGAAACGATAGCGACATCGTATCGGGGCTTGATGCGAACGCTCTGCCGGAAGCATTCGCCGTTGTCCTAAAGGATTCCTATTTGCCGCTGATTGATAATATCGCAGAAAATATTGTGAAATTGCCCGGTATAGAAAATACAAGGTATAACATTGAACTTGCAGCAAAGTCGGCATATTTTCTGAAGAGCTTTTCAGAGCTGTCGAAATATATATTCGGTGTATATGCAATTTGTCTCGGTCTGCTTGTTTTCTGTTCGATCAAGTTGAGACTTGCAAAGAAGGATTTGCTGCTGCCTTATAAACAGAGCCGGCTTACGGTAAACCTGGCGATTATTCTGGAAGGGATATCATATATATTGATATCCGCGGCGGCAGGCAGATATCTTGCTGATATCGCAGCGGGACAGGCGGTTATTTTAGTACCGGAGATAAGATATCTTGTGGCAGTTCAAAACATCAGAGAAGTATTGATCGGAATCGGTTTTTCCGCTTTGTTCGGTATGGCCGGGACGGTCTTTTCCTTAAAGGTGCGGGAGTGA
- a CDS encoding peptidoglycan DD-metalloendopeptidase family protein, whose protein sequence is MRICLSLFVFILVFPCALHPASLESKIKNLDEKAKVADTKRAAEEKNLSSINLKLSSMEKEISNLKKVIGERRIKIIETSNLIILYDSELRKNQEIMRDKLIDLYKAQSVDSLNSPSGRSNLAPYAAVSIYANIQEADRYRHMKELKEEAKSSLEKEEAALKSDMKKLDKKVSELGVEKKKKNDLIASLKKESRTYKSEIERLMRQLTQRKKSELIIPGTGLAKLKGKLPWPVKGKVVQGFGRHKETGILQISQGIDIKAQPGERVKCIYKGKVVYSGWLDVFGNTLIIDHGNGFHSVYGFLQKVVKSAGQDVAENEYIAFTGEDVTPPGANLHFEIRYKGNALDPLDWLQGR, encoded by the coding sequence GTGAGAATCTGCCTGAGCTTATTCGTATTTATTCTTGTATTCCCTTGCGCCCTCCATCCGGCAAGTCTGGAATCGAAGATCAAGAATCTTGATGAAAAGGCAAAGGTCGCAGATACAAAAAGGGCCGCCGAAGAAAAAAATCTCAGTTCCATTAATTTGAAACTCAGTTCAATGGAGAAAGAAATCTCAAACCTGAAAAAGGTTATCGGGGAGAGAAGAATAAAAATTATTGAGACATCGAACCTGATTATCCTCTATGACAGTGAACTCAGAAAAAATCAGGAAATAATGAGAGACAAGCTCATCGATCTTTACAAGGCGCAGTCTGTTGATTCCCTGAATAGCCCTTCCGGCCGCAGCAATCTTGCCCCTTATGCTGCGGTTTCAATATATGCAAATATCCAGGAGGCGGATAGATACAGGCATATGAAAGAGCTCAAGGAGGAGGCGAAAAGCTCTCTCGAAAAAGAAGAGGCTGCATTAAAAAGCGATATGAAAAAGCTCGATAAAAAGGTTTCCGAGCTTGGCGTCGAGAAGAAGAAAAAAAACGATCTGATAGCCTCACTGAAAAAAGAATCCAGAACATACAAAAGTGAGATTGAAAGGCTGATGCGTCAGCTGACTCAAAGAAAAAAATCGGAATTGATTATTCCGGGAACCGGTCTGGCTAAACTGAAGGGGAAGCTTCCGTGGCCGGTAAAGGGGAAGGTCGTTCAGGGGTTTGGCAGGCATAAGGAAACAGGGATACTGCAGATATCCCAGGGTATTGACATCAAAGCACAGCCCGGCGAAAGGGTAAAATGCATTTATAAGGGCAAAGTGGTTTATTCAGGCTGGCTTGATGTATTTGGGAATACGCTGATTATCGATCATGGGAACGGGTTCCATTCGGTTTACGGTTTTCTTCAGAAAGTAGTCAAGTCAGCCGGCCAGGATGTTGCAGAAAATGAATATATTGCCTTTACCGGTGAGGATGTCACTCCTCCCGGGGCCAATCTTCATTTTGAGATCAGGTATAAAGGCAATGCCCTCGATCCTCTTGACTGGCTTCAAGGAAGATAG
- a CDS encoding S41 family peptidase, translating into MKRNKKLWTLIFLLICLSSVLFFYKARLLSADTLKMYPQLEKFTDCLEIIEKNYVDTVPPEKLVEGAIKGMMSTLDPHSAYLTKDAYKEMQISTTGSFGGLGIEIGMRDGILTVITPIEGTPAFEAKIQPGDKVLEIDGKSTYEMTLEDAVKLLRGPKGTKVTIKIQRGMDEKPFDVTITRAIIHIESAKSMMLEPGYGYIRIRQFQTDTTESIKKALVTMVPLKGLILDLRYDPGGLLSQAVDVSDLFLDEGKKIVYTSGRAQEDKKEYISKKGDKAYEDFPIVVLINGGTASAAEIVAGALQDNKRAVVLGTKSFGKASVQVIRPLSDGSALKLTIARYYTPSGRDIQATGIIPDIVLDQTIKDSAEKGDEDGELKFIREKDLKQHLEPSGKKDDSKEDPAQNLLKNDNQLKYALDILKSWRVFSTVQKTS; encoded by the coding sequence ATGAAAAGAAACAAAAAGCTGTGGACGCTTATCTTTTTATTGATATGTCTTTCTTCGGTCTTGTTTTTCTATAAGGCAAGATTGCTCAGTGCTGATACTCTTAAAATGTATCCTCAGCTCGAAAAGTTCACAGACTGTCTTGAAATAATTGAAAAAAACTATGTCGATACCGTCCCTCCTGAAAAGCTTGTAGAGGGAGCGATAAAAGGCATGATGTCCACTCTTGATCCCCATTCCGCTTATCTTACGAAGGATGCCTATAAAGAGATGCAGATCAGCACCACTGGATCTTTCGGAGGGTTGGGCATAGAAATTGGCATGAGGGACGGGATTCTAACGGTGATCACTCCGATTGAAGGAACCCCTGCGTTTGAGGCTAAAATACAGCCGGGGGACAAGGTTCTTGAAATCGACGGCAAATCCACCTACGAGATGACTCTGGAGGATGCCGTCAAGCTTTTAAGGGGGCCTAAAGGGACAAAAGTTACAATCAAGATACAAAGGGGCATGGATGAGAAACCATTTGATGTTACTATAACAAGGGCCATCATTCATATTGAAAGCGCAAAATCGATGATGCTCGAACCGGGATACGGCTATATAAGAATAAGACAGTTCCAGACCGATACGACGGAATCGATTAAGAAAGCTCTTGTCACCATGGTGCCATTGAAGGGTCTTATCCTTGATTTAAGGTATGACCCGGGTGGATTGTTAAGTCAGGCTGTAGATGTGAGCGACCTCTTTCTCGATGAAGGTAAAAAGATCGTCTATACTTCAGGCAGGGCGCAGGAAGACAAGAAAGAGTACATATCCAAAAAGGGAGACAAGGCATACGAGGATTTTCCGATAGTTGTTCTGATTAACGGCGGTACCGCGAGTGCGGCAGAGATTGTTGCGGGTGCGCTTCAGGATAACAAACGCGCGGTGGTTTTAGGGACAAAAAGTTTTGGCAAGGCTTCCGTGCAGGTTATAAGGCCCTTATCCGACGGTTCAGCTCTGAAGCTTACTATTGCCAGATATTATACGCCATCAGGCAGGGATATCCAGGCAACCGGCATTATTCCCGATATCGTACTTGATCAGACCATAAAGGATTCGGCGGAAAAAGGAGATGAAGACGGCGAGCTGAAATTCATAAGGGAGAAAGATCTTAAACAGCATCTTGAGCCATCCGGAAAAAAGGATGACTCGAAAGAGGATCCTGCTCAGAATCTGCTGAAAAATGACAATCAATTGAAATATGCCCTGGATATTTTAAAGTCCTGGAGGGTTTTCAGTACAGTACAGAAAACTTCATGA
- a CDS encoding divergent polysaccharide deacetylase family protein has translation MSKTAKRKNIILAVIAVIAVAAGLILLLERGLQKIQEPAHNIPSKPVIKGVDPLLAIKGCLFDMGVTRGDAEFSGDKIIVKVKEKIPEDRLEEFFKPMKKIGRIEIRDDKHVIIVMDSRRWEIEIVYPSEAEPAIPEVIKPGIGKKARIAIIIDDMGLNLKAASRLAQIDRDLSFSVLPYTEKSKEVASYLHSRGCDVLVHVPMEGVPGKNPGRGAILSDMDKDEVLAVLEKDLNNIPYAIGASNHMGSKITQDRDKMTVIINELKRRDMFYIDSMTSPNSICLDVSKDAGEPFARRDVFLDNELNEVYITGQLDRLKRIAMKNGYAIGICHPHEETIAVLEKEIPRLRAHGIELEPVSKFVKKR, from the coding sequence ATGAGCAAAACTGCCAAACGGAAAAATATCATACTGGCAGTAATAGCTGTCATAGCTGTTGCTGCTGGTTTGATATTATTACTTGAAAGAGGGCTGCAGAAAATTCAGGAACCGGCTCATAATATACCCTCAAAACCCGTTATTAAAGGAGTGGATCCTCTTCTGGCGATCAAGGGTTGCCTTTTCGATATGGGAGTTACCAGAGGAGATGCCGAGTTCAGCGGGGATAAGATTATCGTTAAGGTAAAAGAAAAAATTCCTGAAGACAGGCTTGAAGAATTCTTTAAGCCCATGAAGAAGATTGGCAGAATTGAAATAAGGGATGATAAACATGTCATTATTGTTATGGACAGCCGCAGGTGGGAAATTGAAATTGTTTATCCTTCCGAGGCTGAACCGGCAATACCCGAAGTCATAAAACCGGGTATTGGGAAAAAGGCCAGAATAGCAATTATCATAGATGATATGGGTTTGAACCTTAAAGCTGCGTCCCGTCTGGCGCAAATTGATCGTGATCTGAGTTTCTCGGTTCTGCCTTACACTGAAAAGTCCAAAGAAGTTGCGTCTTACCTTCATTCAAGAGGGTGTGACGTGCTCGTGCATGTTCCCATGGAAGGCGTGCCCGGCAAAAACCCTGGCAGGGGGGCCATATTATCGGATATGGATAAGGACGAGGTGCTTGCAGTGCTTGAGAAAGATTTAAACAATATTCCTTATGCAATCGGCGCCAGTAATCATATGGGGTCCAAAATAACACAGGACAGAGATAAGATGACCGTGATTATTAATGAGCTTAAAAGAAGGGATATGTTTTATATCGACAGCATGACTTCACCTAATTCCATATGTCTGGATGTCTCAAAAGATGCGGGGGAACCTTTTGCCAGACGTGATGTTTTTCTGGATAATGAATTGAACGAGGTGTACATAACAGGCCAGCTAGACAGGCTCAAAAGAATTGCAATGAAAAACGGATACGCGATCGGCATATGCCATCCGCATGAAGAGACAATAGCGGTACTCGAGAAGGAAATTCCAAGACTGAGGGCTCATGGAATCGAACTTGAACCTGTTTCAAAATTTGTAAAAAAAAGATAA
- a CDS encoding helix-turn-helix transcriptional regulator, which translates to MHFKTWLQLKGIHQKDMADTIGIKPSSLSMILSGKTKPSLEIASRIEQITNGEITRMDLLYPDETEPMEKTASPKRGTILTYELREKLLKG; encoded by the coding sequence ATGCACTTTAAAACATGGCTTCAACTCAAGGGCATCCACCAGAAAGATATGGCAGACACAATAGGAATAAAACCAAGTTCACTCTCCATGATTCTTTCCGGAAAAACAAAACCAAGCCTTGAGATTGCTTCCCGCATAGAACAAATAACAAACGGCGAGATAACCAGAATGGACCTGTTATATCCCGATGAAACCGAACCCATGGAAAAAACAGCATCTCCAAAAAGGGGAACAATACTTACTTATGAACTAAGGGAAAAGCTTTTAAAGGGTTGA